The Pseudomonadales bacterium genome contains the following window.
CACCTCAAATCTCAGCTATATCATGCAGTATCTGGGGCAAGACAAGGCGATTCAGCAGCAAGCCAGAGAGCAAAGCCAAGCCAAAAATAAGCCGTATTTAGTGTTTGATGATCTGAATGATATGAGCGCGCTGCAAAATATTCATTATGAGGCCTTACGTATGCACCCCTCAGTGATGATGATGGCAAGACGCACGCTTAAAGATTGCGAAATTGACGGCACCTTTGTGCCTGCCGATACGGTGCTGAATATATTCCCACAATACGTTCACATGATGGCAGAGCACTGGGATCACCCAGAGCGTTTTGATCCCGATCGCTTCTCACCCGAGCGCGCTGAGCATAAGCGCCACCCGTTTCAATTTGTGCCATTTGGTGGCGGTGCACATAAATGCATCGGCCTACACTTTGCCGGCATGATTGTGAAGTGCGTGATGCATCAAATGCTGCTGCGCTATGAATGGGAAGTGCCTGCAGGCTATCAGCCAGAGCATCAGGTGTTTCCGATGCCGAAACAAAAAGATGATCTGCCGCTACGGTTAACGGCACTGTAGTTTTAGCGGCGCAAGCAGTTAGCTTAATTGTCCGGTGTTACACCGCATCGGCAAGCGTTGCTGATGCAGCGCGATCAAGCATATCTTGCGCATGCTGGCGCGTAGCATCGGTGATATCGACACCGCCTAACATGCGCGACAGTTCATCTAGCCTGCCTGCCTGCGACAAACAATTGACCTCGGTGTGGCTACGCGCCTGATGCAGGTATTTTGCCACTAAAAAGTGCTGATCGGCCTGTGCTGCCACCTGCGGCTGATGGGTAACCGAGATCACCTGTGCGCGTTGACCAAGATTATGCAGCAATCTGCCTACCACCTCAGCGGTGGCGCCGCCAATGCCCACGTCAACCTCGTCAAATACTAGCGTAGGAATGGTTGAGGCAGTTGCGGTAATCACCTGAATCGCCAAGCTGATACGCGAAAGCTCACCGCCTGAGGCAACTTTTTGTAAGGCCTGTGGCGGCTGGCCCGGGTTGGTACTGACTAAAAATTCAAGCCGTTCAAGCCCGAGTGCCGATGTGCGCGTGGCATCTGTATGCAGTGCGCACTGAAATTCACAATGCTGCATGCCAAGCACGGCTAATTCAGACTGAATGGCTTGGGTTAGCTGCTTAGCCGCGCGCTGTCGCACGGCGGTTAACGCCTTAGCATGTTCAAAGTATGCGGCTTGTTGCTGCTGTGCAGCTGCGTTAAGCGTTTCAAGCTGCTGATCGGCCGTATCAAGCGCGGCAAGCTCATCGCTCAAATGCTGTTGCTGCGCTAGCAGTGCATCGGCGGCTACGCGATGTTTACGCGCCAGCTGATGAAACTGTGCTAAGCGTGCCTCAACAGCTGGCAGCTCATCGGCATTGCCCAGCCCCTCGCTCGCATCGCGCAGCAAAAAGCCGGCCTCCTCAATTTGAATTTGCGCCGACTGCAGCAGCTGCTCTGCGCCCTGCAAGGCCTCGCTGTGCTGGCCGAGCGGCGTTAAAAGATGCAGGCACTGGCTAAGCTGTTGCTGAATATTATTATCAGCATCGCTGCACCATTGCTGGGTTTGATAACAG
Protein-coding sequences here:
- a CDS encoding DNA repair protein RecN, producing CYQTQQWCSDADNNIQQQLSQCLHLLTPLGQHSEALQGAEQLLQSAQIQIEEAGFLLRDASEGLGNADELPAVEARLAQFHQLARKHRVAADALLAQQQHLSDELAALDTADQQLETLNAAAQQQQAAYFEHAKALTAVRQRAAKQLTQAIQSELAVLGMQHCEFQCALHTDATRTSALGLERLEFLVSTNPGQPPQALQKVASGGELSRISLAIQVITATASTIPTLVFDEVDVGIGGATAEVVGRLLHNLGQRAQVISVTHQPQVAAQADQHFLVAKYLHQARSHTEVNCLSQAGRLDELSRMLGGVDITDATRQHAQDMLDRAASATLADAV